The sequence below is a genomic window from Micromonospora aurantiaca ATCC 27029.
CGCAAGGCGACAGGCGTACGGCTGCCGATGCGCAGCCTCTTCGAGACCCCCACGGTGGCCGGCCTGGCCGCCCGGATCGAGGAGCTGCGCGCCGAGGCGCCCGCCGACGCACCGGCCGCCCCGGCGGCGATCCCGGCCATCCCGCGGCTGCCCCGCGGCTGACACCCCCGACCAGAACCAGGAGACACCGCACCATGAGCGAGACAACCACGACGCTGCCGGTGGTCGTCGAGAGCGACGGCCGGGCGCTGACCGACCTGATCACGGCCCGGCGTGCCGAGCTGCGGGACACCCTCGTCGCGAGCGGAGGGCTGCTGTTCCGCGGCTTCGACGTGGGCGGCGTGGACGGCTTCGACCAGGCTGTCCGCGCACTGGCCGGCGAGCCGCTGACCTACACCGAGCGCTCCTCGCCCCGGCACTCCATCAAGGGCCGGGTCTACACCTCGACCGACTACCCGCCGGACGAGGAGATCTTCCTGCACAACGAGAACTCGTACCAGGCGCGCTGGCCGCTGACGCTGTTCTTCTACTGCGTCACGCCGCCGCAGACCCAGGGCGCCACGCCGCTGGCCGACGTGCGCCGGGTGTACGAGCTGATCGACCCGGCGGTCCGCGAGGAGTTCGTCCGCCGCCGGTGGATGCTGGTGCGCAACTTCCACGGCGACTTCGGCACCCGCTGGCAGGAGGTGTTCAACACCGAGAGCCGCGCCGAGGTCGAGGCGTACGCGGCTGACAACGGGATCACCGTGGAGTGGGTCGGCAAGGACGGCCTGCGTACCCGCGCGGTCCGCGACGCGGTGCACCACCGGCCCGGCTCGGACACCCCGCGCTGGTTCAACCACGCCACCTTCTTCCACCTCAGCACCCTGCCTGCCGACTACCAGGAAGGGCTGCTGGCCATGTTCGGCGCCGACGGGCTGCCGTCGAACACCTACTACGGCGACGGCGGCGAGATCCCCGCCGACGTCATGGACCACCTGCGCGCCGCCTACCGGGCCGCGACGGTCCGCTTCGACTACCAGCGCGACGACGTGCTGGTGGTGGACAACATGACCGCCGCGCACGGCCGGGAACCGTTCACCGGTCCCCGCAAGATCGCCGTGGCGATGGCCGAGCCGTACACCCCCGAGAACGCAGGAGCGAACTGACATGGCCGAACCCCGATTCCTGGTCGTCCGCAACGACGAGGAGCAGTACTCGATCTGGTCGGCCGACCGGGACCTGCCCGCCGGCTGGCACGACACCGGCTTCGCCGGCAGCCGTGAGGAGTGCCTGGCCCACGTCGACGAGGTCTGGACCGACATGCGTCCCCGCTCGGTGCGCGAGGCCCTCTCATGACGCAGGAGTGGACCTTCCCGGCCTCCTACGCCCAGGAGCGGGTGTGGATGGCCAACCAGCTCGACGCCGGGTCACCGGTGTTCAACGTGTCCTTCCCGTGGCTGTTCCCGGCCGACGTGGACGCGGACACGGCCGGCGACGTGGTCAACCGGGTCATCGCCCGGCACGAGGCGCTGCGTACCCACCTGCGGACCGACGACGGCGCGCTGGTGCAGGTCGTGCGCGCCCACGAGCCGGCGCCGCTGCCCGTCACCGACATCACCCACCTGCCGGCCGGTGAGCAGCGGGCCGAGTTCGAGCGCATCCGCGGCGAGATGGCCCGCACGCCGATCCCGCTGGACGCGGCGCCGCTGTGGCGGGCCCGGCTGATCCGGATGGAGGAGGGGCTGGCGCTGGCGTTCGTGGTGCACCACGCCGTCTTCGACAGCCACTCGGCGGTGCTGCTCCACGCCGAGCTGGTCGCGTTCTGCGAGGCCGCGCGCACCGGCGCCGAGCCCGCCGTGCCCGAGCTGCCCATCCAGTACGCGGACTTCGCGGTCTGGCAGCGCCAGCAGCTCACCGGCGAGGAGCTGGACCGGCAGCTCGCGTTCTGGACCGGTCACCTGGCCGGCGCTCCGGCGGTCACCGGCCTGCCGCTGGACCGGCCCCGCCCGGCCCAGCTCGGCTTCGCCGGTGACGAGGTGCGCTTCACGCTGCCCGACGGGCTGCTGGACCGCATCGGCGCGCTGGCCACCGGCGCGCAGGCCACCCCGTACATGGTGCTGCTGGCGGGTTTCGCGGCGCTGCTGTCGCGGATCTCCGGCGACGCCGACGTGGTGGTCGGCGTCTCCACCGCGGGCCGGGACAACCCGGAGCTGACGCCGCTGATCGGCATGTTCGTCAACCCGGTGGCGCTGCGCTGCGACGTCTCCGGCGACCCGGCGTTCGCTGCGCTGCTGGGCCGCGTCCGCAACGGCCTGATCGACGCCATGGAGCACGGGCAGACGCCGTTCCAGAAGATCGTCGAGGCGGTCGATCCACAGCGTGACCCGTCGGTGCAGCCGATCTTCCAGACCGCGCTGAACTGGATCCCGGACTCCGGCCTCGACCCGGTCGAGCTGGGCACGACGAAGGACGACCTGGCCTTCGACATCACCACCGGCGACTGCCGCCTGGTGTACCGCACCGAGCTGTTCGACCGGTCCACCGCCGAGACCGTGGTCCGCCGCTACGTACGGCTGCTCGCCGCCGCCGTCGCCGAGCCGGAGCGTACGGTCGGCGCGCTGCCGCTGCTCACCGACACCGAGCGGGAACGGGTGCTCGGCGCCTGGAACGACACCGCCCACGACGTGCCGGTGACCACTGTGGTCGACGAGGTGCAGCGGCAGGCCGCCGCCACCCCGGACGCGGCGGCGCTGGTCTGCGACGGCGTGACGCTCGGCTACGGCGAGCTGAACACCGCCGCGAACCGGCTGGCCCGGCTGCTGGTGGCGCGCGGCGCCGGCCCGGAGACCCGGGTCGCGCTGGCGCTGCCCCGCTCCTGCGATCTGGTCGTGGCGATGCTGGCGGTGCTCAAGGCCGGTGCCGCGTACGTGCCGGTGGACACCGCGTATCCGGCCGGCCGGATCGCGTACCTCGTGGAGGACGCCGCGCCCGCGCTGGTGGTGACCGCGCCGGACACGGCCGGCCTGGTGCCCGGCGACGCGCTGGTGCTCGACGGCGAGGTCGGCTCGGACCAGTCCGGCGACGACCTCACCGACGCCGACCGGGTCGCGCCGCTGCGTCCGGAGCACCCGGCGTACGTGCTCCACACCTCCGGCTCCACCGGCCGTCCGAAGGGCGTGGTGGTCGAGCACCGGGCGGTCACCGCGTACCTGGCCTGGGCCCGCGCCACCTACCCGGGGCTGGCCGGGGTGGCGCTGCTGCACTCGCCGGTGTCGTTCGACCTGACCGTCACCGGTCTGCTCGGCACGCTCACCGCCGGCGGCACGGTACGGCTCGCCGCGATCGACGAGCCCGCCGCCCGCGCCGGTGGCCGGCCGGCGTTCCTCAAGGTCACGCCGAGCCACCTGCCGCTGCTCGACGGCGAGCTGTCGCCGACGGCCGACCTGGTGATCGGCGGCGAGGCGCTGACCGGGGAGCAGCTCGCCGTCTGGCGGGCCGCGCACCCCGACGTGGCGGTGATCAACGAGTACGGCCCGACGGAGGCCACAGTGGGCTGCGTCGCGGCCCGCATCGCCCCCGGCGAGCCGGTCCCGGCCGGTCCGGTGCCGATCGGCACGCCCACCTGGAACACCCGGGCGCTGCTGCTCGACGCCGCGCTTCGGCCGGTGCCGCCGGGCGTGGTGGGGGAGCTGTACGTCACCGGCACCCAGCTCGCCCGCGGCTACCACGACCGGCCCGGCCTCACCGCCGAGCGGTTCCTGCCCTGCCCGTACGGCCCGCCCGGCGCCCGGATGTACGCCACCGGCGACCTGGCCCGCTGGCGTGCCGACGGCACGCTGGACTACCTGGGCCGCCGCGACGACCAGGTCAAGGTGCGCGGCATGCGGATCGAGCTGGGCGAGGTCGAGGCGGCGCTGCTGGCCCACCCGGACGTGCGCGCCGCCGCCGCTGCGGTCCGCACCGACGGCGGTGAGCCGACGCTCGTCGGCTACCTGGTGGGCCCGGCCCACGAGGACTCGGTCCGTGCCGAACTCGCCCGCGAACTGCCCGCGCACCTGGTGCCGGCCGCTCTGGTCCGGCTGGACGCGCTGCCGCTCACGCCCAACGGCAAGCTGGACCGCGCCGCGCTGCCCGCCCCGGCGGCGGCCGAGCAGGCCCAGGACAGCTACGTCGCGCCCCGCACCGAGGCCGAGGGTCTGGTCGCCGAGGTGTACGCCGAGATCCTCCAGGTGGAGAAGGTCGGTGCCCTGGACGACTTCTTCGCCCTCGGTGGCAACTCGCTGCGCGGCATGCGGGCGATGGCCCGGATCCGCGCCGAGGTGGACGTCGACCTGCCCATGCGGGCGCTGTTCAGCAGCCCCGTGGTGGCGGAACTGGCCGCCCAGATCGAACAGCGGATCGCCGCCGAAATCGACGGGCTCTCCGACACCGAGGTCGCCGCGCTGCTCGCGGCGGAAGAGGGAACCAACTGATGACCGACCTGAAGGATCCGGCCCGCGAGGCGGCCCGGCAGGCGCTGATCGCCCGACGGCTACGCGCCCGCCAGACCGCCCCCGCGGCCCGGATCACCCCCCGCCCGTCCGGCGCGGAGGTGCCGCTGTCCTACGCCCAGGAGCGGGTCTGGTTCATGGACCAGCTCGCCCCGGGCGAGGCGGCGTACCACATCGCGGTGCCGCTGCGGGTACGCGGGCCACTCGACGTGGACGCGCTGCGCGCCGCCCTGACCGCGCTCGCCGACCGGCACGAGTCGCAGCGCACCCGCTTCCCGGCCGACGCCGACGGCCGTCCCACAGTGGTCGTCGCGGACACCGCCGACGTGCCGCTCACGGTGGTGGAGGCGCCCGACGAGGCCGCCGCGCAGGCGCTCGTCGACGCGGCGGCGGCCGAGCCGTTCGATCTGGCCAACGGGCCGCTGCTGCGGGCCCTGCTGATCCGGCTGACCGCCGACGACCACGTGCTGTTCCTCGCCCAGCACCACATCGTCGGCGACGGCTGGTCGGTGGACGTGCTGCTGCGCGACCTGATCACGCTCTACCGGGGCGGCGAGCCGCCCGCCCTGCCGATCCAGTACGGCGACTTCGCCGTCTGGGAGGCCCAGGAGCTGGACGGCCCGCAGGCCCGGGCGCACGTCGACTACTGGAAGCAGCGGCTGGCCGGCATCACCCCGCTGGAACTGCCGCTGGACCGGCCCCGCCCGGCCACCCAGACCTACCGGGGTGACTTCGTCGAGTTCCAGCTCGACCCGTCCGCCACCGAGGCGCTCAACGCGCTCACCCGGGACAGCGGCGGCACCCTGTTCATGACGCTGCTCGCCGCGTACCAGGTGCTGCTGGCCCGGCACGCCGGCCAGGACGACTTCGCCATCGGCGCGTCGGTGGCCGGCCGGTCCGCGCCGGAGCTGGAGAACGTCGTCGGCATGTTCATCAACATGCTGCCGCTGCGCGCCGACCTGGCCGACGACCCGACGTTCGCCGAGCTGCTGGAGCGCACCCGCCGTACCGTGCTCGACGGGTTCGAGCACGCCGAGGTGCCGTTCGCCAAGGTGGTCCACGAGCTGGGCCTGCCGCGCGACGTCAGCCGCTCCCCGGTGTTCCAGACCATGTTCGTGCTCCAGAACTACGAGATGGGCCGCTTCCGCGGCGTGTCCCGCACCGACGACGTCACGTTCTCCTGGACCCCGATGGAGTTGCAGGCCACCCGGTTCGACTTCGAGCTGCACGCGGTGGAGACCGTCGACGGGCTCTGGGGCAAGCTGGTCTTCAACACCGACCTGTTCGACCGGGCCACAGTGGAGCGCATGGCGCAGCGGTGGACCGCGCTGCTGGACGCCGTCGTCGCCGCGCCGGACACCCCGGTGTCCCGGCTGCCGCTGCTGCCCGCCGCCGAGCGGGACCTGCTGGCCGCCTGGAACGACACCACAGCCGACTTCCCGCGCACCGAGACGCTGCACGGCCCGATCGAGGAGCGCGCCGCGGCCACCCCGGACGCGGTCGCGGTCACCATCGACGGGCACAGCCGCACGTACGCCGAGCTGAACGCGCAGGCCAACCGCGTCGCGCACCGGCTGCGCGCGGCCGGTGTCGGCCCGGAGACCCTGGTCGGCGTCTGCGCGGAACGGTCGGTGGAACTGGTCGCCGGCCTGCTCGGCGTGCTCAAGGCCGGCGGCGCGTACCTGCCGCTGGACCCGGAGTACCCGGCCGACCGGCTCGCGTTCATGGTCGGCGACGCGGACGCGCCTGTGGTGCTCGTTCAGTCGCACCTGCGCGACGTGCTGCCCGACACCGGCGCCACGGTGCTCGAACTCGACGACGCCACGGTCTGGGCCGACCGGCCCGACACCGACCCGGCACCGGCCGCCGGGCCGGAGAACCTGGCGTACGTCATCTACACCTCCGGGTCCACCGGCCGCCCGAAGGGCGTGCCGAACACACACCGGGGCATCGTCAACCGGCTCGACTGGATGCAGAAGACGTACGGCCTCGGCGCCGACGACGCGGTGCTCCAGAAGACCCTGGCCAGCTTCGACGTGTCGGTGTGGGAGTTCTTCTGGCCGCTGCGCACCGGCGCCCGCCTGGTGCTGGCCAAGCCCGGCGGCCACAAGGACGCCGGTTACCTGCGCGACCTGCTGGTGTCCGAGCGGATCACCACCGCCCACTTCGTCCCGTCGATGCTGACCGTCTTCCTCGCCGAGGACGGCGTGGAGGCGGCCACCGCGCTGCGCCGGGTGATCTGCTCCGGTGAGGAGCTGCCGCTGGCCTCGGCCACCGACTTCACCGCCCGGCTGCCCTGGTGCGGCCTGCACAACCTGTACGGCCCGACCGAGGCGGCCATCGACGTGACCGCCTGGGCGTGCGAGCCGGACCGGCTCGCGCAGGTGTCCAGCGTGCCGATCGGCGCGCCGATCGCCAACCTGCGGCTGCACGTGCTCGACCCGTCCGGTGCGCAGTGCCCGGTCGGGGTGGCCGGTGAGCTGCACATCGGCGGTGCCGGGCTGGCCCGCGGCTACCACCGCCGACCCGCGCTGACGGCGGAGAAGTTCGTCCCCGACCCGTTCTCCGCCGAGCCGGGCGCCCGTCTCTACCGCACCGGCGACCTGGCCCGCTGGGTCGTCGGCCCGGACGGCGCCGGGGTGATCGAGTTCCTGGGCCGCATCGACCACCAGGTCAAGCTGCGCGGTCTGCGCATCGAGCTGGGCGAGATCGAGAGCGCGCTGCGCGATCAGCCGGGCGTCACCGAGGCGACGGTGATCGTCCGCGAGGACAGCCCGGGCGACAAGCGGCTCACCGCGTACCTGGTCGGGGAGGCCGAGCACGCCGCGCTGAAGGCGGCGCTGAAGGACACGCTGCCCGAGTACATGGTGCCAGCCGCGTTCGTCACGCTCGACGCGCTGCCGCTGACCCCCAACGGCAAGCTGGACCGCAAGGCGCTGCCCGCGCCGGTGGTCACCCGCGAGGCGTCGGTGGCGCTCGTGGAGCCGCGCGACGACACCGAGCGGGCGCTCGCCGCGATCTGGTCCGAGGTGCTGGGCGTGGACACGCTCGGCATCGACGACGACTTCTTCGACCTGGGCGGGCACTCGATGCTCGCCACCCAGGTCGTCGCCAAGATCCGCAAGGCGGAGCTGGGCGGCCGGGCGGTCGGCGTGATGGACCTGTTCCAGCAGCGCACCATCCGCGACCTCGCCGCGTTCATCTCCGGCGACGCCGCGCAGGAAGGGCCACGCCGGCTGCTCTACGAGCTGACCAAGCCGATCCCGGCGGGTAAGCGGGTGCTGACGTACGTCTGCGTCCCGTACGGCGGCGGCAGCGCCATCGTCTACCAGCCGCTGGCCGACGCGCTGCCGGCCGGGTACGGGCTGTGGTCGCTGGCGATCCCCGGCCACGACGTGGGTCTGAGCGAGGACGCGCTGCCGTTCGACGAGCTGACCAGCCGGGTGGCCGACGAGATCCTGGAGCGGGTCGAGGGGCCGATCGCCCTGTACGGCCACTGCGGCGTGGGCAGCGCCATCCTCGCCGACGTGGCCCGCAAGGTCGAGGCGGCCGGCCGGGAGCTGGAGGCCGTCTACATCGGCGCCATGTTCCCGTTCGCCCGCCCGAAGGGCGTGATCGCGGCGCTCCGCGACCGCCTCGAGCGGCTCAGCAGCAACAGGCACTCCGCGAGCTGGCTCAAGTCGATGGGTGTGGACACCGACGAGCTGGACCCGGAGCAGGCCGACCGGATCATCAGCAACATGCGGGCCGACTCCCGCGCCTCGGAGGAGTACTTCACCCGGCTGCTGGACCAGCAGGCGGCGAAGCTCCGGACGCCGATCATCTCGGTGGTCGGCTCCGAGGACCCGGTGACCGACTACTACCGCGAGCGGTACGCCGAGTGGCAGTTCCTCAGCGACACGCTCGGCCTCGTCGTCCTCGACCAGGCCGGGCACTTCTTCCTCAAGTACCGCGCCGAGGAACTGGCCGAGATCGTCACGCAGGTGCACCCGGCGGTGGTCGCCGGTGACGTCAGCGCGCTGACGCCGGAGGCCCGGGGTGAGGACGCCGGCTGGGTGGTGGCCGACACGCTGCGGGTGGGCGAGGACCGCAAGCCCACCAAGACGGTCAAGCCGAGCATGGGCCGGTTCATGGCCATCACGACCGGTCAGCTCATCTCCAGCACCGGTTCCGCGCTGACCGCGTTCGCGCTGCCGATCTGGCTGTTCAACCGCACCGGCTCGGTGGCGAACCTCGGCCTGCTCTGGGCGCTCGCGCTGATCTGCGGCGTGCTCATGCTGCCGGTGGCCGGCGCGCTTGTCGACCGGGTCAGCCGGCGCCGGATCATGATGACGGCGAGCTGCTTCGCCGGGTCCGTCCAGCTCGTGCTGGCGGCCCTGTTGTGGACCGACAACCTGGTGCTCTGGCACATCTACATGCTGGTGGCGCTCAGTTCGGTGGCCGGTTCGTTCCAGCGGATCGCGTTCCAGTCGGCGGTGCCGCAGCTGGTGCCCAAGCGCTACCTCGGGCACGCCATGGGCATCACCCAGCTGTCCACCGGTGTGGCCACGCTGCTCATGCCGGCGTTCGCGGCCGGCCTGCTCGCCACCATCGAGCTGAAGGGCATCCTGCTGGTCGACGTGGCCAGCTACGTGTTCGCGGTGCTCACCCTCGCCGTGGTCCGCTTCCCGGACGCGCTGGGCTGGCGGCCCCGGGAACGGCTGCTGGTGGCCATCGCCAACGGCATGCGCTACTCGTGGCGGCACCGCGGGTTCCGGCTGATGCTCGGCTACTTCGCGCTGGGCAACATCTTCCTGGCGCCCGCGCTGGTGCTCATCACGCCGCTGGTGCTGTCGTTCGGCAGCCCGACCCAGGTGGCGCAGGTGGCGCTGGCCGAGGCGGTCGGCGCGGTGCTCGGCGGCGTGCTGATGTCGCTGTGGGGCGGTCCGCGCAAGCGCCGGATGATCGGCGTGCTGATCGGCAACCTGGGCACCGCGATCGGCTGCGTGCTGATCGGCCTGGACGCGTCGGTGGCGATGATCTGCGTCGGCTTCTGCTGGCTGGCCATGTCGATGACCACCGCGCAGTCGATCTACGCGACGATCGTCCAGGTGAAGGTGCCGCAGCGCTTCCACGGCCGGGTGTTCAGCCTCAACCAGACCATCTCCTGGTCGACGCTGCCGATCGGGTTCGCGCTGCTCGCGCCCGGCGCCACCGCGCTGTTCGAGCCGATGCTCGCACCCGGTGGGGCGCTGGCCGGTTCGGTGGGCGCGGTGATCGGCACCGGACCGGGCCGGGGCATCGGTTTCGCGTACATCTGCTTCGGCGCGGCGCTGATCCTCATCACGCTGGGCGGGTTCGCGATCCGGCTGCTGCGCCGGTTCGACCTGGAGGTGGAGGACTCCCTGCCGGACGACCTGATCGGCGCCCAGGAGCGTGAGAAGCGCCTGGCCGCCAAGGCCGAGAAGAAGGAACTCGTCTCGGTCTGACCCCGCCTCCCATCAGGTTGATCAAGGAATTCGCGTCGGTTCCGGGCTTCCGGCCGGCGCGAACTCCTTGATCACCGGGGCTAGCATCGGTGCGATGAGCGAGGACGTCACCGACGCGCTGTTGCGGGAGATGGGGCGCCTCGATCCGTGCGCCGCAGTGGTCGAGGCCGGTGAGCAGGACGCCGACGGCCTCACCGACTACAGCCCGGACGGTCACCAGGCCCGCGCCGACCTCGCCGCCCGCGCCCTGCGCCGGATCGAGGCGCTGCCCGCGACCCCGCTGTACGCCCACCTCGCCGAACGGCTGCGCGCCCGGATCGCCTTCCACGACGCCGGGGAGGACCTGCGGGAACTGCACGCCGCGGCCACCGGCCCGCTCCAGCTCATCCGGCAGTGCGTCGAGTCCGCCGTACCGGGCCGCGACGCCGGGCACGCGGCCTCCGAGGACGGCTGGGCCCGCGTCGGCGCGCGCCAGGCCGCGATCCCGGCCGCACTCGACGGGTACGCCCGGAGCCTCGTGCTCGCCGCAGCGCGCGGTCATCTGCCGGCCCGGCGTCAGGTGGAGCTGGTGACGCAGCGCTGCCGCGCCTGGATCGACGACGACATCGCCCTGGTGGAGCGGTACGGCGACGGCCCGCAGCGCGCCTCGTTGCAGGCGGCGGTCGAGGGCTCGCGGGAGGCGTACCGGAGATTCGCCGCGACGCTCACCGCGGACCTCGCGCCCCGGGCGCACGACGACGAGGCCTTCGGCCCGGCGCGGTACGCCCTCTGGGTGCGGGCCTTCCTCGGCGCGGAACCGGACCTGCGCGAGCTGTACGCGTGGGGCTGGGACGAGTTCACCGCGATCGAGGCGGAACTGGTCGCCGAGGCGAGAACCCTGGGCGGCACCGTGCCCGAGGTGCGGGACCGGCTCGACCGTCCCGACGCGCCCGGCGTCCTGCGCGGCCGGGACGCGTTCGCCGCCTGGCTCCAGGAGCTGCTGGAGGCCACCACCGAGCGGATGCACGGCACGCACTTCGACATCCCGGCGCCGCTGCGGCGCATCGAGTCACGGGTCACCACGTCGGGCGGCACCGCCTACATCGGGCCGTCGCGGGACCTGACCCGGCCGGGCCGGGTCTCGTGGCTGCTGCCCGAGGGCCGGGAGCACTTCTCCACCTAGTGGGCGTACAGCACCGTGTACCACGAGGGCGTCCCCGGCCACCACCTGCACCTCGGCTCGGAGGCGTGCCGGGGCGGCCCCGGTCAGCGGCTGAACCTGCTCGGCGGGCTCTCCGGCGCCCAGGAGGGCTGGGCCCTGTACGCCGAGCGGTTCATGGACGAGCTGGGACTCTACGAGCAGCCGGGCGCCCGGCTGGGACACCTGTTCATGCAGTTGCTGCGGGCGGCCCGGGTGGTGCTCGACATCGGCCTGCACCTGAAGCTGCCGATGCCCTCCGGCGGCGGCGCGCGGTGGACGCCGGACGCCGCGCTGGACCTGCTGCGCGAGCGCTGCCACCAGGGCCCGTACGCGCCACTGGAACTGGCCCGCTACCTGGGCCGGCCCGGGCAGGCGCTGACCTACAAGGTGGGGGAGCGGGTGTGGCGGGACGGCCGCGCGGTGTTCCCCGGCGACCGGCGCGCGTTCCACAACCGGGCGCTGGAACTCGGCTCGCTGGGACTGGACCAGCTCACGAGCGCGCTCGCCGCCTATCCGGCCTCGTCGGCGGGCAGCTCCTCCGGGTCGGCCACCCAGGCGGAGTAGACAGGCAGCGCGTGCCACGGCCCACCGGCCGGGTCGGTGGTCACCGCGACCACCGCGTACGGGTGACCGAACCGCAGCTCGGCGACGCGGGCGACACCCTCGGGCGGCAGGCCGGCCACCATGCCGAACGCGGTCACCGCGGCGGCCTCGAAACCGTAGCGCCCGAACCGGGCCACCGCGGACTGCGCTGCGTCGAACCCCGGCCCGGCCAGGCCCAGCAGCTCGCCGAGCGCCCGGGCCGCCGCGTCGAAGCCGAACCCGGGTGCGGTCAGGTCGTGCCGGCTGCG
It includes:
- a CDS encoding non-ribosomal peptide synthetase/MFS transporter, with product MTDLKDPAREAARQALIARRLRARQTAPAARITPRPSGAEVPLSYAQERVWFMDQLAPGEAAYHIAVPLRVRGPLDVDALRAALTALADRHESQRTRFPADADGRPTVVVADTADVPLTVVEAPDEAAAQALVDAAAAEPFDLANGPLLRALLIRLTADDHVLFLAQHHIVGDGWSVDVLLRDLITLYRGGEPPALPIQYGDFAVWEAQELDGPQARAHVDYWKQRLAGITPLELPLDRPRPATQTYRGDFVEFQLDPSATEALNALTRDSGGTLFMTLLAAYQVLLARHAGQDDFAIGASVAGRSAPELENVVGMFINMLPLRADLADDPTFAELLERTRRTVLDGFEHAEVPFAKVVHELGLPRDVSRSPVFQTMFVLQNYEMGRFRGVSRTDDVTFSWTPMELQATRFDFELHAVETVDGLWGKLVFNTDLFDRATVERMAQRWTALLDAVVAAPDTPVSRLPLLPAAERDLLAAWNDTTADFPRTETLHGPIEERAAATPDAVAVTIDGHSRTYAELNAQANRVAHRLRAAGVGPETLVGVCAERSVELVAGLLGVLKAGGAYLPLDPEYPADRLAFMVGDADAPVVLVQSHLRDVLPDTGATVLELDDATVWADRPDTDPAPAAGPENLAYVIYTSGSTGRPKGVPNTHRGIVNRLDWMQKTYGLGADDAVLQKTLASFDVSVWEFFWPLRTGARLVLAKPGGHKDAGYLRDLLVSERITTAHFVPSMLTVFLAEDGVEAATALRRVICSGEELPLASATDFTARLPWCGLHNLYGPTEAAIDVTAWACEPDRLAQVSSVPIGAPIANLRLHVLDPSGAQCPVGVAGELHIGGAGLARGYHRRPALTAEKFVPDPFSAEPGARLYRTGDLARWVVGPDGAGVIEFLGRIDHQVKLRGLRIELGEIESALRDQPGVTEATVIVREDSPGDKRLTAYLVGEAEHAALKAALKDTLPEYMVPAAFVTLDALPLTPNGKLDRKALPAPVVTREASVALVEPRDDTERALAAIWSEVLGVDTLGIDDDFFDLGGHSMLATQVVAKIRKAELGGRAVGVMDLFQQRTIRDLAAFISGDAAQEGPRRLLYELTKPIPAGKRVLTYVCVPYGGGSAIVYQPLADALPAGYGLWSLAIPGHDVGLSEDALPFDELTSRVADEILERVEGPIALYGHCGVGSAILADVARKVEAAGRELEAVYIGAMFPFARPKGVIAALRDRLERLSSNRHSASWLKSMGVDTDELDPEQADRIISNMRADSRASEEYFTRLLDQQAAKLRTPIISVVGSEDPVTDYYRERYAEWQFLSDTLGLVVLDQAGHFFLKYRAEELAEIVTQVHPAVVAGDVSALTPEARGEDAGWVVADTLRVGEDRKPTKTVKPSMGRFMAITTGQLISSTGSALTAFALPIWLFNRTGSVANLGLLWALALICGVLMLPVAGALVDRVSRRRIMMTASCFAGSVQLVLAALLWTDNLVLWHIYMLVALSSVAGSFQRIAFQSAVPQLVPKRYLGHAMGITQLSTGVATLLMPAFAAGLLATIELKGILLVDVASYVFAVLTLAVVRFPDALGWRPRERLLVAIANGMRYSWRHRGFRLMLGYFALGNIFLAPALVLITPLVLSFGSPTQVAQVALAEAVGAVLGGVLMSLWGGPRKRRMIGVLIGNLGTAIGCVLIGLDASVAMICVGFCWLAMSMTTAQSIYATIVQVKVPQRFHGRVFSLNQTISWSTLPIGFALLAPGATALFEPMLAPGGALAGSVGAVIGTGPGRGIGFAYICFGAALILITLGGFAIRLLRRFDLEVEDSLPDDLIGAQEREKRLAAKAEKKELVSV
- a CDS encoding MbtH family protein encodes the protein MAEPRFLVVRNDEEQYSIWSADRDLPAGWHDTGFAGSREECLAHVDEVWTDMRPRSVREALS
- a CDS encoding TauD/TfdA family dioxygenase; its protein translation is MSETTTTLPVVVESDGRALTDLITARRAELRDTLVASGGLLFRGFDVGGVDGFDQAVRALAGEPLTYTERSSPRHSIKGRVYTSTDYPPDEEIFLHNENSYQARWPLTLFFYCVTPPQTQGATPLADVRRVYELIDPAVREEFVRRRWMLVRNFHGDFGTRWQEVFNTESRAEVEAYAADNGITVEWVGKDGLRTRAVRDAVHHRPGSDTPRWFNHATFFHLSTLPADYQEGLLAMFGADGLPSNTYYGDGGEIPADVMDHLRAAYRAATVRFDYQRDDVLVVDNMTAAHGREPFTGPRKIAVAMAEPYTPENAGAN
- a CDS encoding non-ribosomal peptide synthetase is translated as MTQEWTFPASYAQERVWMANQLDAGSPVFNVSFPWLFPADVDADTAGDVVNRVIARHEALRTHLRTDDGALVQVVRAHEPAPLPVTDITHLPAGEQRAEFERIRGEMARTPIPLDAAPLWRARLIRMEEGLALAFVVHHAVFDSHSAVLLHAELVAFCEAARTGAEPAVPELPIQYADFAVWQRQQLTGEELDRQLAFWTGHLAGAPAVTGLPLDRPRPAQLGFAGDEVRFTLPDGLLDRIGALATGAQATPYMVLLAGFAALLSRISGDADVVVGVSTAGRDNPELTPLIGMFVNPVALRCDVSGDPAFAALLGRVRNGLIDAMEHGQTPFQKIVEAVDPQRDPSVQPIFQTALNWIPDSGLDPVELGTTKDDLAFDITTGDCRLVYRTELFDRSTAETVVRRYVRLLAAAVAEPERTVGALPLLTDTERERVLGAWNDTAHDVPVTTVVDEVQRQAAATPDAAALVCDGVTLGYGELNTAANRLARLLVARGAGPETRVALALPRSCDLVVAMLAVLKAGAAYVPVDTAYPAGRIAYLVEDAAPALVVTAPDTAGLVPGDALVLDGEVGSDQSGDDLTDADRVAPLRPEHPAYVLHTSGSTGRPKGVVVEHRAVTAYLAWARATYPGLAGVALLHSPVSFDLTVTGLLGTLTAGGTVRLAAIDEPAARAGGRPAFLKVTPSHLPLLDGELSPTADLVIGGEALTGEQLAVWRAAHPDVAVINEYGPTEATVGCVAARIAPGEPVPAGPVPIGTPTWNTRALLLDAALRPVPPGVVGELYVTGTQLARGYHDRPGLTAERFLPCPYGPPGARMYATGDLARWRADGTLDYLGRRDDQVKVRGMRIELGEVEAALLAHPDVRAAAAAVRTDGGEPTLVGYLVGPAHEDSVRAELARELPAHLVPAALVRLDALPLTPNGKLDRAALPAPAAAEQAQDSYVAPRTEAEGLVAEVYAEILQVEKVGALDDFFALGGNSLRGMRAMARIRAEVDVDLPMRALFSSPVVAELAAQIEQRIAAEIDGLSDTEVAALLAAEEGTN